One genomic region from Terriglobia bacterium encodes:
- a CDS encoding Do family serine endopeptidase, translated as MNQGIENKVRKLTRGAIVPALAVAIAVGVGAYELAKPASAASPSPTAPAPALTATSVEPLIAYDHAMEVLAARVTPAVVNVTVTSKTKGGDEEGGLPPEIQHFFGNQFGFQFPQQQQGPRIEHGLGSGVIISPDGYIVTNNHVIENATDIRVTMKDRQVMRAKLIGADPLTDLAVIKINGTNLPSVPFGDSTKLEPGQTVLAFGNPYGFRFTVTRGIVSALNRPNPETDRRKPGEFIQTDAAINPGNSGGPLVDARGQVIGINTFLISGTGSFSGMGFAIPTQIVKPTVDALIKYGKVSHGYMGIGITDVTPENAKFFDMQKAEGALVDQVEPDTPGAKAGLKTGDVITALNGKPINDAGQLQVEVGQTAPGTTIQLGVVRNGKNETIPVTLEAMGKKAGEVSASNENGKPRWGLGLADLTPDIRQQIQAPQNVSGAVVGSVQPGSPADNAGIQKGDVIVSVDRKPVSNAEQASQALKSIPAGQDALILVWSQGGNTFRVLHPNG; from the coding sequence ATGAACCAGGGAATCGAGAACAAAGTTAGAAAACTCACCCGCGGCGCCATCGTTCCCGCACTCGCGGTCGCGATAGCCGTGGGCGTTGGAGCCTATGAGTTGGCCAAGCCTGCATCGGCGGCTTCGCCGTCGCCCACGGCACCGGCGCCGGCTCTCACTGCAACTAGCGTCGAACCCCTCATTGCTTACGATCACGCCATGGAAGTGCTCGCGGCACGCGTTACGCCCGCTGTCGTGAACGTCACCGTCACCTCGAAGACGAAGGGCGGCGATGAGGAGGGCGGGCTTCCGCCGGAAATCCAGCACTTCTTCGGAAACCAGTTCGGCTTCCAGTTCCCGCAGCAACAGCAGGGACCGCGGATCGAGCACGGCCTTGGTAGCGGCGTCATCATTTCGCCCGACGGCTACATCGTCACCAACAACCACGTCATTGAGAACGCGACCGACATCCGCGTCACGATGAAGGACCGCCAGGTGATGAGGGCCAAACTCATCGGCGCCGATCCCCTCACCGATCTCGCCGTCATCAAGATCAACGGCACAAACCTGCCCAGCGTTCCCTTCGGCGACTCCACGAAGCTCGAGCCCGGACAGACCGTGCTCGCGTTCGGCAACCCATACGGCTTCCGCTTCACCGTGACGCGTGGAATCGTCAGCGCGCTCAACCGGCCAAATCCGGAAACGGATCGACGCAAGCCCGGCGAGTTCATTCAGACCGACGCAGCCATCAATCCCGGCAACTCCGGGGGCCCGCTCGTCGACGCCCGCGGCCAGGTCATCGGCATCAACACCTTCCTGATCTCCGGCACCGGTTCTTTCTCGGGCATGGGCTTCGCCATCCCAACCCAGATCGTGAAGCCGACGGTCGATGCTCTCATCAAGTACGGCAAAGTGAGCCATGGCTACATGGGAATCGGCATCACCGACGTCACCCCTGAAAACGCGAAGTTTTTCGACATGCAGAAAGCCGAAGGTGCTCTTGTCGATCAGGTTGAGCCCGATACTCCGGGCGCGAAAGCTGGTCTAAAGACTGGCGACGTCATCACGGCACTCAATGGTAAACCGATCAACGACGCTGGACAGCTCCAGGTCGAAGTCGGACAAACTGCGCCCGGTACGACCATTCAGTTAGGCGTCGTTCGCAATGGAAAGAACGAAACTATTCCGGTCACCCTCGAAGCCATGGGCAAGAAGGCCGGCGAAGTTTCCGCCAGCAACGAAAACGGTAAGCCGCGCTGGGGTCTTGGTCTTGCCGATCTCACACCCGACATTCGCCAGCAGATCCAGGCTCCGCAGAATGTAAGTGGCGCCGTCGTCGGCAGCGTTCAGCCCGGCAGCCCGGCCGATAACGCCGGCATCCAGAAGGGCGACGTCATCGTCTCCGTCGATCGCAAACCGGTCAGCAACGCCGAACAGGCTTCGCAAGCGCTGAAGAGCATCCCCGCCGGACAGGACGCCCTCATCCTCGTCTGGTCGCAGGGTGGCAACACCTTCCGCGTCCTGCACCCCAACGGCTGA
- the ccsA gene encoding cytochrome c biogenesis protein CcsA: protein MPLLWLRVAIFLYAVGLIHALLLLLKKEWLAHVAVPAVGLGMVFHFVSLTELALTENYLFLLTIRHAESAMALLIGCVFMYLFVRYRTVSPGIFMFPLMFLLTFASEMAQRPPATNSPLIHSWLIPVHVSLLLIGYAALFLSFVASLLYLVQSRNLKRKSPANQFSRLPALEVIDQIGYKSLICGFPFMTFGLVAGSIVAQAKIGPDYFLDPKVLLSFLMWGVYMVLLYTRWSSGWRGRRAAYLATFAFAAAVCAWVANSISTVHRFIAP, encoded by the coding sequence ATGCCTTTGCTTTGGCTCAGGGTCGCCATTTTCCTATACGCCGTCGGGCTTATCCACGCGTTGCTCCTCCTTCTCAAAAAAGAGTGGCTTGCGCACGTTGCCGTTCCCGCCGTCGGCTTGGGGATGGTTTTCCATTTCGTCTCGCTCACCGAACTGGCTCTGACGGAAAACTACCTCTTCCTGCTGACCATCCGTCACGCCGAATCCGCCATGGCGCTGCTCATCGGTTGCGTGTTCATGTACCTGTTCGTGCGCTATCGCACAGTGTCGCCGGGAATCTTCATGTTCCCGCTGATGTTCCTGCTGACATTCGCCTCGGAGATGGCGCAGCGGCCACCGGCCACGAATTCACCGCTCATTCATAGCTGGCTCATTCCGGTTCACGTTTCGCTATTGCTCATTGGCTACGCAGCGTTATTCCTCAGCTTTGTCGCTAGCCTTCTTTATCTTGTTCAGTCGCGTAACCTGAAACGAAAATCGCCGGCTAATCAGTTCAGCCGCCTGCCCGCACTCGAAGTCATCGACCAGATCGGCTACAAATCGTTGATTTGCGGTTTTCCATTCATGACCTTTGGCCTGGTAGCTGGTTCCATCGTCGCGCAGGCCAAGATAGGCCCCGATTATTTTCTCGACCCCAAGGTTCTGCTCTCTTTCCTGATGTGGGGCGTTTACATGGTGCTGCTCTACACCCGGTGGAGTTCCGGTTGGCGCGGACGCCGCGCCGCTTATCTCGCGACCTTTGCATTTGCCGCCGCCGTTTGCGCGTGGGTGGCCAATTCCATCAGCACCGTGCACAGGTTCATCGCCCCATGA
- the hemA gene encoding glutamyl-tRNA reductase, giving the protein MNFFVIGVNHKTAPVEVRERFAIPEAQLPDALRQLTEVPGIEEGMIVSTCNRVEIIARTMNGNCDLRGFVNKYYGFEPGQYDRYVFEHRGKDAIRHLFRVASSLDSMVVGEPQILGQVKEAYAVARAVGAVQSHLDALLTRSFAVAKKVRSETAVASSSVSVASVAVELAQKIFGELNGKAICLVGAGKMCELAARHLIAHGAGKIYVANRTFERAVALARKFNGDAVSFDKLYETVEKADIIISSTGAPHAIFRKEHGEHFLKVRKNRPMFFIDIAVPRDIDPKINDLDGIFVYDIDDLQQVVSSHLGDRKREADRAEALVADEVERFESRLQTLNVVPTIVSLQEHLETVRQAEIDRLRGRLGELTPEQEMAVEALTKGIINKIMHTPITTLKSAARDHEATTVVELIRKLFNLRTAPDGRSEQAMGAAAGTSDEESDNTSEG; this is encoded by the coding sequence ATGAACTTCTTCGTCATCGGCGTGAATCACAAGACGGCTCCGGTTGAAGTCCGCGAGCGCTTCGCCATTCCTGAGGCGCAGCTGCCCGACGCTCTCCGCCAACTGACTGAGGTTCCCGGTATCGAAGAAGGCATGATCGTTTCCACCTGCAACCGCGTCGAAATCATCGCGCGCACAATGAATGGAAACTGCGATCTTCGCGGTTTTGTGAATAAGTACTACGGCTTCGAGCCCGGCCAGTACGATCGCTACGTTTTCGAGCATCGCGGCAAAGACGCCATCCGTCACCTGTTCCGCGTCGCCTCAAGCCTCGACTCCATGGTCGTCGGCGAACCGCAGATCCTCGGCCAGGTTAAAGAAGCCTACGCCGTCGCCCGCGCCGTAGGCGCTGTGCAATCGCATCTCGATGCGTTGCTCACCCGATCCTTTGCCGTCGCTAAGAAAGTTCGCAGCGAGACCGCCGTCGCATCCTCGTCCGTCTCCGTGGCTTCGGTTGCCGTCGAACTCGCCCAGAAGATTTTCGGCGAACTCAACGGCAAAGCCATCTGCCTCGTCGGCGCCGGCAAGATGTGCGAACTCGCCGCCCGCCACCTGATCGCCCACGGAGCAGGGAAGATCTACGTAGCGAATCGCACCTTCGAGCGCGCCGTCGCCCTCGCGCGTAAGTTCAACGGCGACGCGGTCTCCTTCGACAAGCTCTACGAGACCGTCGAAAAAGCCGACATCATCATCAGTTCCACCGGCGCGCCCCACGCGATTTTCCGCAAAGAGCATGGCGAGCACTTCCTCAAGGTTCGCAAGAACCGGCCCATGTTCTTCATCGACATCGCCGTACCCCGCGACATCGATCCCAAGATCAACGACCTCGACGGAATCTTCGTCTATGACATAGATGACCTGCAACAGGTCGTCTCCTCCCACCTTGGCGACCGTAAGCGTGAAGCCGATCGAGCCGAAGCCCTCGTTGCCGACGAGGTAGAACGGTTCGAATCACGTCTCCAGACCCTGAACGTGGTTCCGACCATCGTGTCCTTGCAGGAGCATCTCGAGACCGTGCGCCAGGCCGAAATCGACCGTCTCCGCGGGCGCCTCGGTGAACTCACCCCCGAGCAGGAGATGGCAGTCGAGGCGCTCACCAAGGGGATTATTAACAAGATCATGCACACGCCCATTACTACGTTGAAGAGTGCAGCGCGTGATCACGAAGCCACGACCGTTGTCGAACTCATCCGCAAGCTCTTCAACCTGAGGACGGCGCCCGATGGACGGTCCGAACAGGCCATGGGCGCAGCGGCAGGAACAAGTGACGAAGAAAGCGATAACACCTCCGAGGGATAG
- the hemC gene encoding hydroxymethylbilane synthase, with protein sequence MARLRIGSRGSQLALWQANHISALLREKGHEVELEIIKTTGDKITDVALAKVGTKGMFTKEIEEALAAGRVDLAVHSLKDLPTDLPSGFEIAAITTRQNPRDVFLSVKYDSIDALPNGAKVGTSSLRRQAQLKAIRPDLFIFPLRGNVDTRMRKLEEGQYDAIILAAAGLFRLGKTQLVKQLIEEDTMCPAAGQGALGIEIRQDDTRMRELLAFLDDEDARATTVCERALLNKLGGGCQVPIGAFAEKDGSVLRLTAICARPDGTEVIREVQTGNDPVELGERVGETILRRGGDQILREVYGTAAVVPSEP encoded by the coding sequence ATGGCCCGGTTAAGAATCGGTTCACGCGGATCACAACTCGCACTCTGGCAGGCCAATCACATTTCGGCACTGTTGCGCGAGAAGGGCCATGAGGTCGAACTCGAGATCATTAAGACGACAGGCGACAAGATCACCGATGTCGCGCTGGCCAAGGTAGGCACAAAAGGCATGTTCACAAAGGAGATCGAAGAAGCTCTCGCTGCCGGGCGCGTCGACCTCGCCGTGCACAGCCTCAAGGACCTGCCCACCGATCTGCCCTCCGGATTCGAAATCGCCGCTATCACCACGCGCCAGAACCCGCGTGATGTCTTTCTCTCGGTTAAGTACGACAGCATCGACGCCCTCCCGAACGGCGCCAAGGTCGGTACCAGCAGCCTTCGCCGTCAGGCGCAACTAAAAGCGATCCGGCCCGATCTGTTCATCTTCCCCCTGCGCGGCAACGTCGATACGCGCATGCGCAAGCTCGAAGAAGGGCAGTACGACGCCATCATTCTTGCCGCCGCCGGTCTCTTCCGCCTCGGCAAAACGCAGTTGGTAAAGCAGTTAATTGAAGAAGACACGATGTGTCCCGCCGCCGGCCAGGGCGCCCTCGGCATTGAAATCCGCCAGGATGACACCCGTATGCGGGAGTTGCTCGCGTTCCTCGACGACGAAGACGCGCGTGCAACGACAGTTTGTGAACGAGCACTACTCAATAAGCTGGGCGGTGGTTGCCAGGTGCCCATCGGCGCTTTTGCCGAAAAGGACGGAAGCGTCCTGCGCCTGACCGCCATCTGCGCACGCCCGGATGGTACGGAAGTTATTCGCGAGGTTCAGACCGGCAACGATCCGGTCGAATTGGGCGAACGCGTCGGCGAGACAATTTTGCGCCGCGGCGGCGACCAGATCCTTCGCGAAGTTTATGGCACGGCTGCGGTTGTGCCGAGCGAACCATAG
- a CDS encoding uroporphyrinogen-III synthase, with protein sequence MSSMVSTLTKAKSPLPHSKRGNGQLPLDGFRVLVSRARQQAGCLSELLRAEGADVLEIPFIEIRPPRSYKCMDDALRLISEYEWLILTSVNGVNALFERMEKLGIPKRRLIPLNIVAIGPATRAAIEKHGLPVALMPKEYVAEAVVQALDGKVRGKRVLLCRAKIARDVIPRELRLLGAFVDVVEAYETVIPAASRIKLRRVLRDQLQRPHAITFTSSSTVKNYVSLLGIRSGKSKLVQGVWNASIGPVTSETLREYELNVDVQATEYTIPGLIKALSEYAAKNRPGKPS encoded by the coding sequence ATGAGCAGTATGGTTTCCACTTTGACAAAGGCGAAATCCCCACTCCCTCACAGCAAACGGGGCAACGGCCAACTGCCACTTGATGGCTTTCGTGTACTTGTCTCCCGCGCCCGTCAACAGGCCGGATGCCTTTCAGAACTTCTCCGGGCTGAAGGCGCCGACGTCCTCGAGATTCCGTTCATCGAAATCCGCCCGCCGCGCTCCTACAAGTGCATGGACGACGCGCTGCGCCTCATCAGCGAATACGAGTGGCTGATCCTGACCAGCGTCAACGGCGTCAACGCCTTGTTTGAGCGCATGGAAAAGCTCGGCATTCCCAAGCGCCGCCTCATACCGCTGAACATCGTCGCTATCGGCCCTGCGACCCGCGCCGCCATCGAAAAGCACGGATTGCCGGTGGCGCTCATGCCGAAGGAGTATGTCGCCGAAGCCGTCGTGCAGGCCCTCGATGGCAAGGTCCGGGGAAAGCGTGTGCTCCTCTGCCGCGCCAAGATCGCCCGCGACGTCATTCCTCGCGAACTCCGTCTGCTCGGCGCTTTCGTCGACGTCGTCGAAGCCTACGAAACCGTGATCCCGGCGGCCTCGCGCATCAAACTGCGCCGCGTTCTTCGCGACCAACTGCAGCGGCCGCACGCGATCACCTTCACCAGTTCCTCTACCGTGAAGAACTACGTGAGCCTGCTCGGAATTCGCAGCGGCAAGTCGAAACTCGTTCAGGGAGTCTGGAACGCATCGATAGGTCCCGTAACGTCGGAGACATTGCGCGAGTACGAACTCAACGTCGACGTTCAGGCCACCGAGTACACAATCCCCGGCCTGATCAAGGCGCTGTCCGAGTACGCCGCCAAGAACCGACCGGGAAAGCCCTCGTAG
- a CDS encoding 3-deoxy-7-phosphoheptulonate synthase — MYRTDDLRIKWTKVLLPPAFLEEELPTTEKASAAVHQFRSEIVDILDGRDRRLLVVVGPCSIHDTKAALDYAQRLRSAERELSKELRLVMRVYFEKPRTTIGWKGLINDPHLDETFNINDGLRIARRLLVDLAELGVPAGTEFLDMVTPQYLAGLVSWGAIGARTTESQVHRELVSGLSCPVGFKNGTSGNVQIAVEAVLSAAHQHSFLGHTKYGQSAIFNTTGNPNCHVILRGGRTTVNYDAESVAQASALLEKSKLPARLMIDCSHANSNKDYRKQALVCRDVAAQITKGNRNIIGVMLESNLVAGAQNLTPGQPLTYGQSITDACLGWDETLPLLKELATAVKDGR, encoded by the coding sequence ATGTATCGTACTGACGATCTTCGCATCAAGTGGACCAAGGTCCTGCTCCCTCCGGCGTTTCTCGAAGAGGAACTGCCGACCACCGAGAAGGCTTCCGCCGCTGTCCATCAATTCCGCAGCGAAATCGTCGACATCCTCGACGGCCGCGATCGCCGTCTCCTCGTCGTAGTCGGTCCATGCTCGATTCATGACACAAAGGCCGCGCTCGATTACGCGCAGCGCCTGAGATCCGCCGAAAGGGAACTGTCGAAAGAGTTGCGCCTCGTCATGCGCGTCTACTTTGAGAAGCCGCGCACGACCATCGGCTGGAAGGGCCTCATCAATGACCCGCATCTCGACGAGACGTTCAACATCAATGACGGCCTGCGCATCGCGCGTCGCCTGCTCGTCGATCTCGCCGAACTCGGCGTACCCGCCGGAACCGAATTCCTCGACATGGTGACGCCGCAGTATCTTGCCGGACTCGTCAGTTGGGGCGCCATCGGCGCGCGTACTACCGAGAGCCAGGTACACCGCGAACTCGTCTCCGGCCTTTCCTGTCCCGTCGGCTTCAAGAACGGAACCTCTGGCAACGTCCAGATCGCCGTCGAAGCCGTGCTCTCCGCCGCGCACCAGCACAGCTTCCTCGGACACACCAAGTACGGCCAGTCCGCCATCTTCAATACGACGGGAAATCCCAACTGCCACGTCATCCTTCGCGGCGGCCGCACCACCGTGAATTACGACGCCGAATCCGTCGCACAGGCCAGCGCGCTTCTCGAGAAATCCAAACTCCCGGCGCGCCTCATGATCGACTGCAGCCACGCCAACAGCAACAAGGACTACCGCAAGCAAGCCTTGGTCTGTCGCGACGTCGCCGCGCAAATCACAAAAGGGAACCGCAACATCATCGGCGTAATGCTCGAAAGCAACCTCGTCGCCGGCGCCCAAAACCTCACCCCGGGGCAGCCGCTCACTTATGGCCAAAGCATCACCGACGCCTGCCTTGGGTGGGACGAGACGCTGCCACTGCTGAAGGAGTTGGCGACAGCGGTTAAGGATGGACGGTAG
- a CDS encoding DUF1990 domain-containing protein, with the protein MFFLSAPPRAVVRDFIEQQSQSEFSYSEVGTTAGAMPKGYNLDHHRIQLGSGAASWNDALNAFRRWQVFDIPWVRLYWPNLRMHVGVTVALQVRHYGFYSLNACRIVYVIDEVEPLRRFGFAYGTLLDHAESGEERFVVEWNRADDGVWYDITAFSRPRHALAKLAYPVSRSLQKRFAAASAAAMQRATFPRAEARG; encoded by the coding sequence GTGTTCTTCCTGTCCGCACCACCGCGTGCTGTCGTTCGAGATTTCATCGAGCAGCAGAGTCAATCTGAATTTTCCTACTCGGAGGTGGGCACGACGGCTGGCGCGATGCCGAAGGGATACAACCTGGATCACCATCGCATCCAGCTTGGCTCCGGCGCGGCGTCGTGGAATGACGCGCTGAACGCGTTCCGCAGATGGCAGGTGTTCGATATTCCATGGGTTCGGCTGTATTGGCCCAATTTGCGCATGCATGTCGGCGTCACGGTTGCGCTGCAGGTCCGGCACTACGGTTTCTACTCCTTAAATGCGTGCCGGATCGTGTACGTGATCGATGAAGTGGAGCCTCTTCGGCGCTTCGGCTTCGCGTATGGAACCTTGCTCGATCATGCCGAGAGCGGCGAAGAGCGGTTCGTGGTGGAGTGGAACCGCGCTGACGATGGCGTCTGGTACGACATCACGGCTTTTTCACGACCACGACACGCTCTCGCGAAATTGGCGTATCCCGTGTCACGCTCACTTCAAAAGCGATTCGCAGCGGCATCCGCCGCCGCTATGCAACGAGCCACTTTTCCACGCGCTGAAGCGCGTGGCTAG
- a CDS encoding c-type cytochrome, whose product MRKLSVILASMVVAVVLLYVGIVYLFMEKYRAPAPPAVSAKAPRFKAPNPEDAPPQLRPAVLLGYDIMMHTATYAPAYTGNKLNCSSCHFAAGLVDEGIPLVGVAATYPKYRKRTNYATDLVARTNECFERSMNGRAAPVTSREMQALQAYFAWISRGTPIYSDVPWLGVKRVQPTRDPDRANGQSIFAVRCALCHGADGAGTVQAPPLWGPQSFNDGAGMAKLETFASFVHANMPKGTPDLSVDQAYDVAAYVTKQPRPHFKE is encoded by the coding sequence ATGCGGAAATTGAGCGTCATCCTCGCTTCGATGGTCGTGGCCGTGGTGTTGCTCTACGTCGGGATCGTCTATCTGTTCATGGAAAAATATCGCGCCCCCGCTCCGCCTGCTGTCTCTGCCAAGGCACCGCGCTTCAAGGCGCCGAATCCCGAAGACGCTCCGCCGCAACTGCGTCCCGCCGTGCTGCTCGGTTACGACATCATGATGCACACCGCGACCTACGCTCCGGCCTACACCGGGAACAAGCTCAATTGCAGCAGTTGCCATTTCGCGGCGGGACTGGTCGACGAGGGCATACCGCTGGTCGGAGTCGCGGCGACCTATCCCAAGTACCGCAAACGTACCAACTACGCGACGGACCTGGTGGCGCGAACCAACGAGTGCTTCGAGCGCAGCATGAACGGCCGCGCCGCCCCGGTGACGAGCCGCGAGATGCAGGCGCTGCAAGCGTATTTCGCGTGGATCTCGCGCGGCACTCCCATCTACTCAGATGTTCCGTGGCTCGGCGTGAAGCGCGTGCAGCCGACGCGTGATCCCGATCGCGCTAACGGCCAGAGTATCTTCGCAGTGCGATGCGCGCTCTGTCACGGAGCCGATGGCGCCGGAACCGTGCAGGCTCCGCCGCTGTGGGGCCCACAATCATTCAACGATGGCGCCGGAATGGCGAAGCTGGAAACGTTCGCATCCTTCGTGCATGCCAACATGCCAAAAGGAACCCCGGACCTCTCGGTCGACCAGGCTTACGATGTCGCAGCGTATGTTACGAAGCAGCCGAGACCGCACTTCAAAGAATAA
- a CDS encoding substrate-binding domain-containing protein — protein sequence MSSKIVLLLLSVAVCLAATVLAQNPTPPKAAKVWPPWSPPPTNGLNFTVPQIDDVPDLHGDIVDPQLVIFFAGNQFMATHELMEAFRQEHPEVQRIYWETLPPGILAKQIDQGALIIGNLRIAIKPDIYTAGARRIQQFQKEDRFESVETYAQNKLAIMVREGNPKGIRSLKDLARNDVRISMPNPEWEGVANLITASYKKAGGDELVNRIMKTKVQDGTTFLTHIHHRQTPIRIMLGESDAGVVWYSEAPFQQMIGNPIAMVEIPPEQNMNGIYQAGIFKDAPHAEAARAFAKFLLSDKAQAIFSKYGFSGPPQEVKH from the coding sequence ATGTCCAGCAAGATAGTTTTGCTGTTGTTAAGCGTGGCGGTGTGCCTCGCCGCCACGGTTCTTGCCCAGAATCCGACCCCACCCAAGGCTGCGAAGGTTTGGCCACCATGGAGTCCGCCACCGACCAATGGCCTGAATTTCACGGTTCCGCAGATCGACGACGTTCCCGACCTGCATGGCGACATTGTCGATCCGCAACTGGTGATCTTTTTCGCCGGGAACCAGTTCATGGCGACGCACGAACTGATGGAGGCTTTCCGGCAGGAGCACCCGGAAGTTCAGCGAATCTACTGGGAGACGCTGCCGCCCGGTATTTTGGCGAAGCAGATCGACCAGGGAGCGCTGATTATCGGGAACTTGCGGATAGCGATCAAGCCGGATATCTACACGGCGGGTGCGCGGCGCATTCAGCAGTTCCAGAAGGAAGACCGATTTGAGAGCGTCGAAACGTATGCGCAGAACAAACTGGCGATCATGGTGCGCGAAGGGAATCCGAAGGGGATACGGTCATTAAAGGATCTCGCACGCAATGATGTGCGGATCTCCATGCCGAATCCGGAGTGGGAGGGCGTGGCAAACCTGATTACTGCGTCGTACAAAAAGGCAGGCGGGGACGAACTGGTGAACCGGATCATGAAGACGAAGGTGCAGGATGGAACCACGTTCCTCACCCACATTCACCACCGGCAGACGCCGATCCGGATTATGCTGGGCGAATCAGATGCCGGGGTGGTGTGGTATTCCGAAGCCCCGTTTCAGCAGATGATCGGAAACCCGATTGCCATGGTGGAGATTCCGCCGGAGCAGAACATGAACGGCATCTACCAGGCGGGCATCTTCAAGGACGCGCCTCACGCCGAAGCGGCGCGGGCCTTTGCAAAGTTTCTGCTGAGTGACAAGGCGCAGGCCATCTTCAGCAAGTATGGATTTTCAGGGCCGCCGCAGGAGGTGAAGCACTGA
- a CDS encoding DsrE family protein, with product MVRGVWIALLVLVSGTVTMVAAQEKKADQGATNQAASGWTYPVIKGYGDAWNLPDAEAQPQKGRTYKVLFSLSHPAEKPDEVMPGLDHMARMFNVFATRGVPPQNLKVVGVFHGPAASYAAMSNEVYKAKFGVDNPNLRVIQELRAAGVKLLLCGQALHGLNLNEKDMLPDVKLATSALIVLAMYQNDGYALMPF from the coding sequence ATGGTACGTGGGGTGTGGATTGCTTTACTGGTGCTCGTGTCGGGCACTGTGACAATGGTGGCTGCGCAAGAGAAGAAGGCCGACCAGGGTGCGACTAACCAGGCTGCGAGTGGGTGGACGTATCCGGTGATCAAGGGCTATGGAGATGCCTGGAATCTGCCGGATGCCGAGGCGCAGCCGCAAAAGGGACGGACATACAAGGTGCTCTTCAGTCTCTCGCATCCGGCGGAAAAACCGGACGAGGTTATGCCGGGCCTCGATCACATGGCGAGAATGTTCAACGTGTTCGCCACGCGGGGAGTGCCCCCGCAGAATTTGAAGGTCGTAGGGGTGTTTCACGGGCCAGCAGCATCCTACGCAGCAATGAGCAATGAGGTCTACAAGGCGAAATTCGGAGTCGATAATCCGAATCTAAGGGTCATCCAGGAACTGAGGGCTGCGGGCGTGAAGCTGCTGCTGTGCGGGCAGGCCCTGCATGGGCTCAACTTAAACGAAAAAGACATGCTTCCAGACGTGAAATTAGCTACCTCGGCGTTGATCGTTCTCGCGATGTATCAGAACGATGGTTATGCGTTGATGCCGTTCTAG
- a CDS encoding VOC family protein: MDHSELKFRFDAVYYHVSDMERSIAFYRDVLGFQLVSRDYVARFDLDGVLFELVPNPPGHTLPGDGNARLCLGMNDIRLATRELEAKGVKTMPVEKKPGGLLSFFNDPDGNEISLWQYT, encoded by the coding sequence ATGGATCATTCAGAACTCAAGTTTCGATTTGATGCCGTCTACTACCACGTCTCCGACATGGAGCGGTCGATTGCTTTCTATCGCGATGTTTTGGGATTCCAGCTTGTGTCGCGGGATTACGTTGCGCGTTTCGATCTGGACGGCGTGCTGTTTGAGCTTGTTCCGAATCCGCCCGGACATACCCTGCCCGGAGATGGGAATGCGCGCCTGTGCCTGGGGATGAACGACATTCGCCTCGCGACGCGTGAGTTAGAAGCAAAGGGCGTGAAGACTATGCCCGTTGAGAAGAAACCCGGCGGGCTGCTGTCGTTCTTCAACGATCCGGACGGCAATGAAATTAGCCTTTGGCAATACACATAG